From the Nonlabens marinus S1-08 genome, one window contains:
- a CDS encoding DUF6265 family protein — translation MKYIFFLLLLLVSCKPTSSIDEGSLDWILGDWKRVDDKVGQQTFENWQKSTDDSYQGFGYTLKAGDTVFKEYMRLYKDSTWILEVSGVNDSSVSFQMTDITPNSFTVENSQHDFPTKIKYWINDDSLKAYVSNVEMRLDFSFVKQ, via the coding sequence ATGAAATATATTTTCTTTCTTTTATTGCTTTTGGTTTCCTGCAAACCTACATCATCAATCGATGAAGGTTCTTTAGATTGGATTTTAGGAGACTGGAAACGGGTAGATGATAAAGTTGGTCAGCAAACTTTTGAAAATTGGCAGAAAAGTACGGACGACTCTTACCAGGGTTTTGGTTACACCTTGAAAGCTGGAGATACCGTTTTCAAGGAATACATGCGATTGTATAAGGATAGTACATGGATTCTAGAGGTAAGTGGAGTCAATGATTCATCTGTGTCATTTCAAATGACTGATATAACGCCTAACAGTTTTACAGTGGAGAACTCTCAACATGATTTTCCTACGAAGATCAAATACTGGATAAATGATGATTCTCTTAAGGCTTATGTTAGTAATGTTGAGATGCGATTAGATTTCAGCTTTGTCAAGCAATAA
- a CDS encoding head GIN domain-containing protein, whose translation MKQISLLVTLLFVLMLSAQEDREVTIDRFHTIKTFDLIKVKMIKSDVNKLEIKGRDSDEVEYVFKDGLLKLRMETDKIFDGASTYITVYHTDVKTIDANEGSVIYADDVSGQDSIEFRVQEGAKIIAGLDMNRVEVRAVTGGIIELAGKVIYQEVTVNTGGIVENGDLRSENTDVTVQAGGEVVVYASKSVDVTVRAGGEVLVLGNPKNIQKKTTLGGDITIR comes from the coding sequence ATGAAACAAATTAGCCTTCTAGTAACACTTTTATTTGTATTAATGCTTTCTGCCCAGGAAGACAGAGAAGTTACCATTGATAGATTCCATACCATAAAAACATTTGATTTAATCAAGGTTAAGATGATCAAGTCTGATGTCAATAAATTAGAAATTAAGGGTAGAGATAGTGATGAAGTGGAATATGTTTTCAAGGATGGTTTACTCAAACTGCGCATGGAAACAGATAAGATTTTTGATGGAGCCAGTACGTATATCACAGTCTATCATACAGATGTTAAAACCATTGATGCAAATGAAGGATCAGTCATTTATGCAGATGATGTTTCAGGACAAGACTCTATCGAATTCAGGGTACAAGAAGGAGCAAAAATCATTGCAGGACTTGATATGAATCGTGTAGAAGTACGTGCTGTTACTGGTGGTATTATAGAGTTAGCAGGTAAGGTTATTTATCAAGAAGTAACTGTAAATACTGGCGGTATTGTAGAAAACGGAGACTTAAGAAGTGAAAATACGGATGTGACTGTTCAGGCTGGAGGTGAAGTCGTAGTTTATGCGTCAAAATCTGTAGATGTCACGGTACGTGCTGGTGGAGAAGTCCTTGTGTTAGGAAATCCTAAAAATATACAGAAGAAAACCACATTAGGTGGTGATATCACCATTCGCTAG
- a CDS encoding LysE family translocator has translation MVEDIISAIPLGFVIAFLIGPVFFALLETSAIKGFRAAIAFDMGVIIADVIFLMVAYFMTSAILVKLKDDPGLFIFGGGILAAYGVISFVQTRKSYLKEVDPNVLIVQNNNYFKLFIKGFLLNFINVGVLGFWLGLIVVFSPQMENNGNRILIFFSATLLTYFIVDIFKIILAKSLNRYLTPKRIFWLKRLIAVIMMVCGGVLIFKGLFPKTTERFENRIHIMPELVDPNELEGVEKMIIDEMNKDNQSDQERQPKPVKRSVPKIVPTDQGNKPEIDLEEEDEILKLIDTTKQNPLP, from the coding sequence ATGGTAGAAGACATCATTAGCGCCATACCCTTAGGGTTTGTTATAGCATTCCTAATAGGTCCCGTATTTTTTGCTTTGTTGGAAACCAGTGCCATTAAAGGCTTCCGGGCAGCAATAGCATTTGATATGGGTGTTATCATCGCAGACGTTATCTTTTTAATGGTGGCGTATTTTATGACTTCCGCAATTTTAGTGAAGTTAAAAGATGATCCAGGACTTTTCATTTTTGGTGGAGGTATTCTAGCAGCTTATGGTGTTATCTCTTTCGTACAAACTCGTAAATCCTATCTCAAAGAAGTAGATCCTAACGTTTTAATTGTACAAAACAACAACTACTTCAAGCTGTTCATTAAAGGTTTCTTACTCAATTTCATTAACGTTGGAGTTTTGGGTTTTTGGCTAGGATTGATCGTAGTTTTTAGCCCGCAGATGGAGAACAATGGAAACCGAATATTGATTTTCTTTTCCGCCACCTTACTGACCTATTTTATTGTAGATATTTTTAAAATTATTCTTGCAAAAAGCCTGAACAGATACCTAACTCCTAAACGTATTTTCTGGCTTAAGAGATTGATTGCAGTCATTATGATGGTGTGTGGTGGAGTACTTATTTTTAAAGGATTATTTCCTAAAACAACCGAACGTTTTGAGAATCGAATACACATCATGCCTGAGCTAGTCGACCCTAATGAACTAGAAGGAGTAGAGAAGATGATCATCGATGAGATGAATAAGGACAATCAGTCAGATCAAGAGAGGCAGCCGAAGCCTGTCAAAAGGAGTGTTCCTAAAATAGTTCCTACAGACCAAGGGAATAAACCTGAAATTGATCTGGAAGAGGAAGACGAGATTCTAAAACTGATAGATACAACAAAACAAAATCCCTTGCCATAG
- the folB gene encoding dihydroneopterin aldolase gives MHRILLENVRVYTNHGCLDEEALIGSEYRVDLEVTTDLTKSSKTDDLKDTVDYVYLNKVIKEEMAIRSKLLEQVAQRILDRIFKEEEMVLEATVKVSKLNPPLGGDVEKVTIQMSQSR, from the coding sequence ATGCATAGAATTTTACTTGAAAACGTTAGGGTGTATACCAATCACGGCTGTCTGGATGAAGAAGCTCTTATAGGTAGTGAATATCGTGTGGATCTAGAAGTAACAACCGACTTGACCAAGAGTTCCAAAACAGATGATCTAAAGGATACCGTGGACTACGTTTATTTGAACAAGGTGATCAAGGAAGAAATGGCTATACGTTCAAAATTGTTGGAACAAGTCGCTCAACGTATTCTAGATCGCATATTTAAAGAAGAGGAAATGGTACTAGAAGCTACCGTAAAGGTTTCTAAACTGAATCCACCACTGGGCGGTGACGTTGAAAAAGTGACCATTCAAATGTCTCAGTCTAGATAA
- a CDS encoding glutamine--tRNA ligase/YqeY domain fusion protein, which yields MSDSVKRNNFIEDIIDEDLANGLDKNKLRFRFPPEPNGFLHIGHASAICLNFGLGEKYQRPVNLRFDDTNPAKEESKFVEAIQNDVEWLGYKWDNLCYASDYFQQLYDWAVELIKDGKAYVDSQSSAEIAEQKGTPTEPGVDSPFRNRNQAENLAIFEAMKNGEFGESEHVLRAKIDMKSTNMLMRDPIIYRVVDRAHHRTGTDWKIYPMYDWTHGESDYIEQITHSFCTLEFLPHRELYNWFLDQIVDPDKIRPKQREFARRNVSHTVTSKRKLQQLVETGAVNGWDDPRMTTISGLRRRGYTADAIKNFAESVGIARRENLVDMNHLEFHLREDLNKKADRVMCVLDPVKLVITNYPDDETEMLEAENSQEDESRGYREVPFSKELYIEREDFKESANKKYFRLSIGKEVRLKNAYIIKGEACIKDADGNITEIHATYDPDSKSGSGTEASMRRVKGTLHWVSKPHALPVEVRLYDRLFTVPSPDTDKEKEFMEFVNPDSLTTITAMAEPAMKNLQIGETVQFQRLGYFCVDPDTTGDHMIFNRTVTLRDTWAKVENAD from the coding sequence ATGAGCGATAGTGTCAAGCGCAATAATTTTATAGAAGATATCATCGATGAAGATCTGGCAAATGGGCTGGATAAAAACAAACTTCGCTTTAGATTCCCACCAGAGCCTAATGGTTTTCTACACATAGGGCACGCAAGTGCTATTTGTTTGAATTTTGGTTTAGGTGAAAAGTATCAAAGACCAGTCAATTTAAGGTTTGATGATACAAACCCAGCTAAGGAAGAATCAAAATTTGTGGAGGCAATTCAGAATGATGTGGAATGGCTAGGTTACAAATGGGACAACTTATGCTATGCTTCAGATTATTTTCAACAGCTTTATGATTGGGCAGTTGAATTGATTAAGGATGGAAAGGCTTACGTGGACTCTCAATCCAGTGCTGAGATCGCAGAACAAAAAGGAACTCCAACGGAACCAGGCGTGGACAGCCCTTTTAGAAACAGAAATCAAGCAGAGAATCTAGCGATTTTTGAGGCGATGAAAAATGGCGAATTTGGTGAGTCAGAACATGTGTTGCGAGCTAAAATCGATATGAAATCAACGAATATGTTGATGCGTGACCCAATTATCTATAGAGTAGTAGATCGAGCACACCACCGTACAGGAACTGACTGGAAAATATACCCTATGTACGATTGGACCCATGGCGAAAGCGATTACATAGAGCAAATCACACATTCTTTTTGTACCCTAGAATTTTTACCACACCGGGAATTGTACAACTGGTTTCTAGATCAGATTGTAGATCCTGATAAAATCAGACCTAAGCAACGCGAGTTTGCTAGACGTAATGTATCACACACCGTGACTAGCAAGCGTAAACTGCAGCAATTAGTGGAAACAGGAGCTGTAAATGGTTGGGATGATCCTAGAATGACTACCATTTCAGGATTGAGGCGTCGAGGATACACAGCAGATGCCATAAAGAATTTTGCAGAGTCTGTTGGAATCGCGAGACGAGAAAACCTTGTAGACATGAATCACCTAGAGTTTCATTTGCGCGAGGACCTTAACAAAAAAGCAGACCGAGTCATGTGTGTACTTGACCCAGTTAAATTGGTTATCACAAATTATCCTGATGATGAGACAGAAATGCTGGAAGCAGAGAATAGTCAAGAGGATGAATCTCGCGGTTACAGAGAAGTACCATTCTCAAAAGAACTCTATATAGAACGAGAAGATTTCAAGGAAAGCGCTAACAAGAAATACTTCAGACTTTCCATAGGTAAAGAAGTTCGTCTTAAAAACGCCTATATCATAAAAGGTGAAGCTTGTATCAAGGATGCAGACGGGAACATTACAGAAATCCACGCCACTTACGATCCAGATTCCAAGAGTGGAAGTGGAACAGAAGCCAGCATGCGTCGTGTTAAAGGTACTTTACACTGGGTAAGTAAACCACATGCTCTTCCAGTTGAAGTGCGCTTGTATGATCGTTTATTTACAGTTCCCTCACCAGATACCGATAAGGAAAAAGAGTTTATGGAATTTGTGAACCCAGATTCTTTGACTACCATTACCGCTATGGCTGAGCCAGCAATGAAAAATTTGCAAATAGGAGAGACCGTTCAGTTTCAACGTTTAGGCTATTTCTGCGTGGATCCAGACACGACTGGCGATCACATGATCTTTAATCGTACGGTGACCTTGCGAGATACTTGGGCTAAAGTAGAGAATGCAGATTGA
- a CDS encoding YtxH domain-containing protein, with protein MAKSGNALVALVAGAAVGAVAALLYAPDSGEKTRKKLTKQAKKTQADIEKSTRETYNNLTHKATELKGTVSERIDKALSSASYKADDAIVALEAKLEQLRNKNSKLQKPESVSEAAKTGSAKVNV; from the coding sequence ATGGCAAAGTCAGGAAACGCATTAGTAGCATTAGTAGCAGGAGCAGCAGTAGGTGCTGTAGCTGCATTGTTGTACGCCCCAGATAGTGGTGAAAAAACAAGAAAGAAATTAACAAAGCAAGCAAAGAAAACGCAAGCAGACATCGAGAAATCAACTCGTGAAACTTACAATAACCTGACCCACAAAGCGACGGAATTGAAAGGAACTGTAAGCGAGCGCATCGACAAAGCATTGTCAAGCGCATCTTACAAAGCAGACGATGCTATCGTAGCTTTAGAAGCAAAATTAGAGCAATTGCGTAACAAGAATTCTAAATTACAAAAACCAGAATCTGTAAGCGAGGCTGCAAAGACAGGGTCTGCTAAGGTTAACGTATAA
- a CDS encoding phage holin family protein, with protein MSKSIKENFEDLSLTAQNYIESSIAYYRLDFFKKSMKVAIDSSHKLILAFFLLIALLFLSVALSIYLGDLVGNLALGYIIVGLFYIVITLLCAAFLKPVLRKIILRRASISYFNDDSKRSVEEVVNTAPTTKTDTKDEEFESLH; from the coding sequence TTGAGCAAAAGCATCAAAGAAAACTTTGAAGACTTATCATTGACGGCTCAAAATTACATTGAGTCGTCAATTGCGTATTACCGTCTGGACTTTTTTAAGAAAAGTATGAAGGTAGCGATTGATAGTTCACACAAACTGATTCTTGCTTTTTTCCTTTTAATAGCGCTACTTTTTTTAAGTGTTGCTTTAAGTATCTACTTAGGTGACCTTGTAGGAAACCTTGCTTTAGGTTATATTATAGTTGGTCTTTTTTACATTGTAATTACGCTCTTATGTGCAGCTTTTTTAAAGCCTGTACTTAGAAAAATAATTTTAAGAAGAGCGAGTATATCTTATTTTAATGATGATAGCAAAAGATCTGTAGAAGAAGTGGTTAATACGGCACCAACTACAAAAACTGATACTAAAGATGAAGAGTTTGAAAGTTTACACTGA
- a CDS encoding DUF6327 family protein, with translation MKSLKVYTDFDQIDRDLQIMKLERQIDFEKMKLDVADVKRSLSPSRMVSKAWNSATDSVLRSAQKILG, from the coding sequence ATGAAGAGTTTGAAAGTTTACACTGATTTCGATCAAATAGATAGAGACCTCCAAATAATGAAATTGGAACGTCAGATTGACTTTGAGAAAATGAAGCTAGACGTAGCTGACGTGAAGAGAAGTTTATCTCCCTCACGTATGGTATCTAAAGCCTGGAACAGCGCAACAGATAGCGTATTGCGATCTGCTCAAAAGATATTAGGATAA
- a CDS encoding SPFH domain-containing protein yields MDLFIIPIIILIGLVLLFSVFFTVKQQTSAIIERFGKFTSIRSSGLQLKVPLIDKVAGRINLKIQQLDVIVETKTKDDVFVRLKISVQFQVRREKVYDAFYRLQNPHDQITAYVFDVVRAEVPKMKLDFVFEKKDDIAIAVKRELNEAMMDYGYDIIKTLVTDIDPDVQVKAAMNRINASEREKTAAEYEAEAERIKIVAKARAEAESKRLQGQGIADQRREIARGLEESVDVLNNVGINSQEASALIVVTQHYDTLQSIGEHTNSNLILLPNSPQAGSDMLNNMIASFTASARIGEEMKKENKDRGIEPKPRSQRGDPPSGYDDNEV; encoded by the coding sequence ATGGACTTATTCATTATACCGATCATAATTTTGATCGGGCTTGTACTTCTTTTTAGTGTATTCTTCACCGTGAAACAACAAACCTCTGCTATTATAGAGCGTTTTGGAAAATTTACCAGCATCCGCAGTTCTGGACTTCAATTGAAAGTTCCTTTAATTGATAAAGTTGCTGGCCGGATCAACTTGAAGATTCAGCAATTGGACGTCATTGTAGAAACTAAAACAAAAGATGACGTATTCGTAAGACTTAAAATCTCTGTTCAGTTTCAGGTGCGTCGCGAGAAAGTTTACGACGCTTTTTACAGATTGCAAAATCCACACGATCAGATTACCGCTTACGTTTTTGACGTGGTACGTGCGGAGGTTCCTAAAATGAAGTTAGACTTTGTTTTTGAGAAAAAAGATGATATCGCAATCGCTGTGAAGCGTGAATTGAATGAAGCGATGATGGATTACGGTTATGACATCATTAAAACACTTGTAACAGACATTGATCCTGATGTACAGGTTAAGGCAGCTATGAACCGTATTAATGCCTCAGAACGCGAGAAAACCGCTGCAGAATACGAGGCAGAAGCAGAGCGTATCAAGATTGTCGCAAAAGCACGTGCAGAAGCCGAATCAAAGCGCTTACAGGGACAAGGTATCGCAGACCAGCGACGTGAGATCGCTCGTGGTCTCGAGGAATCTGTAGACGTATTGAACAATGTAGGTATCAACTCTCAGGAGGCCAGCGCGCTTATTGTCGTTACTCAACACTACGATACTTTACAATCAATAGGTGAACACACAAATTCTAACCTGATCTTATTGCCTAACTCGCCACAGGCAGGTAGTGATATGTTGAACAACATGATCGCCAGCTTTACCGCTAGTGCACGTATAGGAGAAGAAATGAAGAAAGAGAATAAGGATAGAGGTATTGAACCTAAACCAAGATCTCAAAGAGGTGATCCTCCATCTGGTTATGATGACAATGAGGTCTAA
- the gltX gene encoding glutamate--tRNA ligase, which yields MSADVRVRFAPSPTGPLHIGGVRTALFNYLFAKKHNGTFILRIEDTDQNRYVEGAEDYIVESLNWCNIPYDEGPGKDGVYGPYRQSERKNRYKKYALQLIENGAAYYAFDTPEELATARENAEANKETFIYNHHNRLNFTNSLTLTESEVQERMDRGDDYVIRFKPEIKTLFIFDEIRKGIEIDTSLLDDKVLFKSDGMPTYHLANIVDDHEMKISHVIRGEEWLPSMALHVLLYESLNWDAPKFAHLPLILKPTGKGKLSKRDGDKMGFPVFPLEWNPENGEKSSGYREDGYLPEAVVNMLAFLGWNPGTEQEIFTLDELVQSFSLDHVNNSGAKFDPEKTKWFQQQWFVQQDDAVVGTAFAKALQAKGIEYGSEEFVNIVVGLVKERAVFVEDLFELAGFFFTAPIEFDEKAASKSWKEDTADIMNNMIAVIQKTEDDSAVGLSDAVKGWIKEQEMGFGKVMMPLRLSLVGSLMGPDVFEIASLIGKQETVRRIQFAIEKLG from the coding sequence ATGAGTGCTGATGTACGTGTAAGATTTGCTCCTAGTCCTACGGGACCATTACATATAGGTGGTGTACGCACTGCCTTATTTAATTATTTATTTGCCAAGAAGCACAACGGAACCTTCATCCTTCGTATAGAGGATACGGATCAGAACAGGTATGTAGAAGGTGCAGAAGATTATATCGTAGAGTCTCTCAACTGGTGCAACATCCCTTATGATGAAGGACCAGGGAAAGATGGCGTTTACGGACCCTACCGTCAAAGCGAGCGTAAAAACCGATACAAAAAATACGCACTCCAACTTATTGAAAATGGCGCTGCATATTATGCTTTTGATACGCCTGAAGAGCTTGCTACCGCAAGAGAGAACGCAGAAGCCAATAAAGAAACATTTATCTACAACCATCACAACCGGTTGAACTTCACCAACTCCTTGACCTTGACAGAGAGCGAAGTTCAAGAACGCATGGATCGTGGGGATGATTATGTCATTCGTTTCAAACCTGAGATCAAGACTCTTTTCATTTTTGATGAAATCCGTAAAGGGATTGAGATTGATACTTCTTTATTAGACGACAAAGTATTGTTCAAAAGTGACGGGATGCCTACCTATCACCTGGCTAATATTGTGGATGATCATGAGATGAAAATATCCCATGTGATACGCGGTGAAGAATGGTTGCCTAGTATGGCTTTGCACGTTCTTTTGTATGAAAGTTTGAATTGGGACGCGCCCAAATTTGCCCACTTGCCACTGATTCTAAAGCCTACCGGTAAAGGAAAATTGAGCAAACGTGATGGCGATAAAATGGGTTTTCCTGTTTTCCCTCTAGAATGGAATCCAGAAAATGGTGAGAAAAGCAGCGGTTACCGCGAGGATGGCTACTTGCCTGAAGCGGTTGTCAACATGCTCGCCTTTCTGGGTTGGAATCCTGGCACCGAGCAAGAAATTTTCACTTTGGATGAATTGGTTCAGTCTTTTTCACTGGATCATGTGAATAATTCAGGAGCTAAGTTTGATCCGGAGAAAACCAAATGGTTCCAACAGCAATGGTTTGTGCAACAGGATGATGCTGTGGTGGGTACCGCTTTCGCGAAAGCGTTACAAGCCAAAGGCATTGAGTACGGCTCTGAAGAGTTTGTCAACATTGTCGTAGGCCTCGTAAAAGAACGCGCTGTGTTCGTAGAAGATTTGTTCGAACTCGCCGGCTTTTTCTTTACTGCACCGATAGAATTTGATGAAAAGGCAGCTTCTAAATCTTGGAAAGAGGACACAGCAGATATCATGAATAATATGATCGCAGTGATCCAAAAAACAGAAGACGACAGCGCTGTAGGTTTAAGCGATGCAGTAAAAGGCTGGATTAAAGAACAAGAAATGGGCTTTGGTAAAGTGATGATGCCATTGCGTTTATCCTTAGTAGGAAGCTTGATGGGTCCTGATGTATTTGAAATTGCTAGCTTAATAGGTAAACAAGAAACGGTACGTCGTATCCAGTTTGCTATTGAAAAATTAGGTTAG
- a CDS encoding alkane 1-monooxygenase codes for MKDLKYLTAYLVPIICFLGIYNAGVWLYLTPLVVFGLVPLLELWMPSLKTNLDEEQRESKLKNKFFDVLLWLNVPIVFGVLIYGFYTYTNSAFQTYEVIGLIFSLGIVAGSNGINVAHELGHRQETWERFLGKLLLLPSLYMHFYIEHNYGHHLKAATPDDPASARYNENLYAFWARSVSTQYTSAWSIQQRLNKAAGRSWFAIKSDMFWYTVIQLSYILAIGFYFSWATAGLALAVAVVGFSLLEIINYLEHYGLRRQQKKSGRYEVVREVHSWNSNHALGRILLYELTRHSDHHFRASKKYQVLDYHDVSPQLPYGYPTMMVIATIPPLWFSIVNKHVPQEMVELQTAV; via the coding sequence ATGAAAGACCTCAAATACCTTACCGCTTATCTCGTCCCTATCATTTGTTTTTTAGGAATTTACAATGCTGGCGTATGGCTTTACTTGACTCCTTTGGTCGTTTTTGGATTAGTGCCTTTACTAGAGCTTTGGATGCCTTCTTTAAAAACCAATCTGGACGAAGAGCAACGAGAAAGCAAATTGAAAAATAAATTTTTTGATGTGCTGCTGTGGCTCAACGTACCTATTGTTTTTGGAGTTTTGATATATGGTTTTTACACCTACACTAATTCTGCTTTTCAAACCTATGAGGTGATTGGTCTGATCTTTTCTTTGGGAATCGTAGCAGGAAGTAATGGGATTAATGTCGCACACGAATTAGGACACCGTCAAGAAACCTGGGAACGCTTTTTGGGCAAATTGCTTTTGTTACCTTCCCTGTATATGCATTTCTATATCGAGCATAATTATGGTCACCATTTGAAGGCTGCTACTCCTGACGACCCTGCATCTGCCCGCTATAATGAGAATTTATATGCGTTTTGGGCTCGATCTGTGAGCACACAATACACCAGCGCCTGGTCGATACAGCAACGGTTGAACAAGGCCGCTGGTCGCTCTTGGTTTGCCATAAAAAGTGATATGTTCTGGTACACCGTCATCCAACTATCGTATATACTCGCAATAGGTTTTTACTTCTCTTGGGCAACAGCAGGCCTCGCCCTTGCAGTGGCTGTAGTTGGTTTCTCTCTTTTAGAGATCATCAACTATTTAGAGCACTATGGCTTGAGACGTCAACAGAAGAAATCTGGTCGTTATGAAGTCGTTCGAGAAGTCCACAGTTGGAATTCCAATCATGCCTTAGGCCGTATTTTACTTTATGAATTGACCCGGCACAGCGATCACCATTTTAGAGCAAGTAAAAAATACCAAGTGTTGGATTATCATGACGTAAGCCCGCAACTGCCATATGGGTATCCTACCATGATGGTTATCGCTACCATACCGCCTTTGTGGTTTTCCATTGTCAACAAGCATGTTCCACAAGAAATGGTAGAATTACAGACGGCGGTATAG